Proteins from a single region of Actinomycetota bacterium:
- the truA gene encoding tRNA pseudouridine(38-40) synthase TruA → MAYDGRPYHGFARQPDLRTVQGSLEDALSAVLRVPVTTTGAGRTDAGVHALAQVVSFATPEPAEPSEVVLRRVNAMCGPALAVLALEEAPEGFDARFSALARSYEYAIFTREVVDPFSRFVTWHHPGPLDESAMHEGAQALVGAHDFSSFGRVPEGGSPVRDLRSIAVERTGDLVTVAVTANAFIQQMVRSIVGTLVRVGDGARPASWVGEVLEARDRAAAGPVAPPHGLFLVGVEYPPEGDEPVDWERE, encoded by the coding sequence ATCGCCTACGACGGGCGCCCGTACCACGGTTTCGCCCGCCAGCCTGACCTCCGCACTGTGCAGGGCTCCCTGGAGGACGCCCTGTCTGCCGTGCTGCGCGTCCCGGTCACCACGACCGGAGCCGGGCGCACCGACGCCGGGGTGCACGCCCTGGCGCAGGTGGTGTCGTTTGCCACCCCGGAGCCGGCGGAGCCCTCCGAGGTCGTCCTGCGGCGGGTGAACGCCATGTGCGGGCCTGCCCTGGCCGTGCTGGCCCTCGAGGAGGCGCCCGAGGGCTTCGACGCCCGCTTCTCGGCGCTGGCGCGCAGCTACGAGTACGCCATCTTCACCCGAGAGGTCGTCGACCCCTTCTCCCGGTTCGTCACCTGGCACCACCCTGGCCCCCTGGACGAGTCGGCGATGCACGAGGGCGCCCAGGCGCTCGTGGGAGCGCACGACTTCTCGTCCTTCGGGCGCGTCCCCGAGGGCGGCAGCCCGGTGCGGGACCTGCGCTCGATCGCCGTGGAGCGCACCGGGGACCTGGTCACCGTGGCGGTGACCGCCAACGCATTCATCCAGCAGATGGTCCGCTCCATCGTCGGCACGCTGGTGCGGGTGGGCGACGGGGCGCGCCCGGCATCGTGGGTCGGCGAGGTGCTGGAGGCTCGGGACCGGGCGGCGGCGGGCCCGGTGGCGCCCCCCCACGGGCTGTTCCTGGTGGGGGTCGAGTATCCCCCCGAGGGCGACGAACCGGTCGACTGGGAGCGGGAATGA
- the rplM gene encoding 50S ribosomal protein L13 codes for MTASPEERVWWVVDAENQVLGRLAAQVAHVLRGKHKPSWAPHHDVGDFVVIVNAAKVRMTGNKVNQKVWYRHSGYPGGLKAIGYSKLLGERADVAVEKAVKGMLPHNRLGRAMGRKLHVYTGPTHPHAAQQPQPLAIKPTKPASGKHKG; via the coding sequence GTGACAGCCTCTCCCGAGGAGCGCGTCTGGTGGGTGGTCGACGCCGAGAACCAGGTTCTCGGCCGTCTCGCCGCGCAGGTTGCCCATGTGCTCCGGGGCAAACACAAGCCGTCCTGGGCGCCGCACCACGACGTCGGTGACTTCGTGGTGATCGTCAACGCCGCCAAGGTGCGGATGACCGGCAACAAGGTCAACCAGAAGGTGTGGTACCGCCACTCCGGGTACCCGGGCGGCCTGAAGGCCATCGGCTACAGCAAACTGCTCGGCGAGCGGGCCGACGTGGCCGTCGAGAAGGCGGTCAAGGGCATGCTGCCGCACAACCGCCTCGGCCGGGCGATGGGGCGCAAGCTGCATGTCTACACCGGCCCCACCCACCCCCACGCCGCCCAGCAGCCGCAGCCGCTGGCGATCAAGCCCACCAAGCCGGCGTCCGGCAAGCACAAGGGATAG
- the rpsI gene encoding 30S ribosomal protein S9, whose product MAVSELARATGRRKEAVARVRLAPGDGNFDINRGRSLEDYFPNLAVRMTILEPLRVVGREKAYTVFALLEGGGTTGQAGAIRHGIARALVELDPELRVPLKRAGMLTRDARAKERRKYGLKKARKAPQYSKR is encoded by the coding sequence ATGGCGGTAAGCGAACTGGCCCGGGCGACCGGGCGACGCAAGGAAGCGGTGGCCCGGGTGCGCCTGGCGCCCGGCGACGGCAACTTCGACATCAACCGTGGTCGCAGCCTCGAGGACTACTTCCCCAACCTGGCGGTGCGCATGACCATCCTGGAGCCGTTGCGGGTGGTCGGCCGGGAGAAGGCCTACACCGTGTTCGCGCTCCTCGAGGGCGGCGGCACCACCGGCCAGGCGGGCGCCATCCGCCACGGGATCGCCCGGGCGCTGGTGGAGCTGGACCCGGAGCTGCGGGTGCCGCTCAAGCGGGCCGGCATGCTGACCCGGGACGCACGGGCCAAGGAACGGCGCAAGTACGGTCTGAAGAAGGCGCGCAAGGCCCCGCAGTACTCCAAGCGCTAG
- the glmM gene encoding phosphoglucosamine mutase, producing MGRLFGTDGVRGIANVELTPEIALALGRAAAAALGARHQRPSVLIVRDTRRSGDLLEAALSAGLLSAGADVTLCGVLPTPAAAFLATDLRADAGAVVSASHNPAEHNGIKFFGRDGYKLTDAEEDAIEALVGQEGEGVIGGAIGRVTTEPDAQDRYVAHALRSLEGRRLEGLKVVVDCAHGAAYQTSPRALAEAGAEVIAINVQPDGMNINVECGSTYLEAVAEAVVRHQADVGLAHDGDADRVLAVDARGNAVDGDAIIAILALELREQGRLPGNAVVTTVMANLGFRLAMTNAGMDLVETAVGDRYVIEAMRRHGAGIGGEQSGHVILADCSTTGDGLITGLRLLGRMASSGAPLAELAKVVERYPQVLVNVPVKDRDALPEAIGVWEAVAQIRLELGDLGRVLVRPSGTEALVRVMVEAADSVTANEAASTIVNVVLRELGEPGA from the coding sequence ATGGGCCGGCTGTTCGGGACCGACGGCGTCCGGGGCATCGCCAACGTCGAGCTGACCCCGGAGATCGCCTTGGCGCTCGGCCGGGCGGCGGCCGCCGCGCTGGGCGCCCGCCACCAGCGCCCCAGCGTGCTGATCGTGCGGGACACCCGGCGCTCGGGTGACCTCCTGGAGGCTGCCCTGTCCGCCGGACTGCTCTCCGCCGGGGCGGATGTCACCCTGTGCGGCGTACTCCCCACCCCGGCGGCCGCCTTCCTGGCCACCGACCTCCGGGCCGATGCCGGGGCGGTGGTGTCGGCCTCCCACAACCCGGCGGAGCACAACGGGATCAAGTTCTTCGGCCGGGACGGCTACAAGCTGACCGATGCCGAGGAAGATGCCATCGAGGCCCTCGTGGGCCAGGAGGGCGAGGGGGTCATCGGCGGGGCGATCGGCCGGGTCACCACCGAGCCCGATGCCCAGGACCGCTACGTGGCACATGCGCTGCGCTCGCTCGAGGGACGGCGCCTGGAGGGCCTGAAGGTGGTGGTGGACTGCGCCCACGGGGCGGCCTACCAGACCAGCCCGCGGGCGCTCGCCGAGGCGGGGGCGGAGGTCATCGCGATCAACGTCCAGCCGGATGGCATGAACATCAACGTCGAGTGCGGCTCCACCTACCTGGAGGCGGTGGCCGAGGCCGTGGTGCGCCACCAGGCCGATGTGGGCCTGGCCCACGACGGCGACGCCGACCGGGTGCTGGCGGTGGATGCCCGGGGCAATGCCGTGGACGGCGACGCCATCATCGCCATCCTCGCCCTGGAGCTGCGGGAGCAGGGCCGCCTGCCGGGCAACGCCGTCGTCACCACGGTGATGGCCAACCTGGGCTTCCGGCTGGCGATGACCAACGCCGGGATGGACCTGGTGGAGACTGCGGTGGGCGACCGCTACGTGATCGAGGCGATGCGCCGCCACGGCGCCGGCATCGGCGGGGAGCAGTCCGGCCACGTGATCCTCGCCGACTGCTCCACCACCGGCGACGGGCTGATCACCGGCCTCCGGCTGCTGGGGCGGATGGCGTCCAGCGGCGCCCCGCTGGCCGAGCTGGCCAAGGTGGTGGAGCGCTACCCGCAGGTGCTGGTCAACGTGCCGGTGAAGGACCGGGACGCGCTGCCCGAGGCCATCGGCGTGTGGGAGGCCGTCGCCCAGATCCGCCTCGAGCTGGGCGACCTGGGCCGGGTGCTGGTGCGCCCGTCGGGGACCGAGGCCCTGGTGCGGGTCATGGTGGAGGCGGCCGACTCGGTCACCGCCAACGAGGCGGCGTCCACCATCGTCAACGTCGTCCTCCGGGAGCTGGGGGAGCCGGGGGCGTAA
- the glmS gene encoding glutamine--fructose-6-phosphate transaminase (isomerizing) yields MCGIVGYVGDRSALPVLLEGLKSLEYRGYDSAGVALPAHGGGPGLEVVRRAGKVDELVAATTGLANGQHSGIGHTRWATCGEPSESNAHPHRDCSGNLAIVHNGIIENHLQLRAELIAAGHTFGSATDSEVVAHLVESRLAEAGSLLEAVRRAAAQLHGSYAIVAIDARQPGTIVGARVDAPLVLGLGDGEYFLASDVAPLLRYTRKVVWLADGEVAQLSPSGVRIVGIDGAEHPPTSTEVAWDREAAEKAGYDTFMLKEIHEQPGALRDTLRGRAEPTGELSLTELALSPEDVAGVDKIFIVACGSSYHAGLVAKYAFERWARIPVEIDVASEFRYRDPVLNTKTLVVGISQSGETADTLAAVRYARRQGARTVVITNVVGSSLSREAEGVLYTHAGPEIGVAATKTLTTQIVALWLLGLWFAQAIGSMAGDDAAEVVRELWRIPELMEAVLVDDSRVRAVAERFASATGWLFIGRGVGYPLALEGALKLKEISYLHAEGFAAGEMKHGPIALIDKGVPVVAIATHSRVLGKLISNVEEARARGAAVVCIAQEGDERVLGVAEEVFVVPQTAELLSPMLDLLPLQLLAYYVATQRGLDPDRPRNLAKSVTVE; encoded by the coding sequence ATGTGCGGCATTGTCGGCTATGTAGGTGACCGGTCTGCCCTCCCGGTACTGCTCGAGGGCCTGAAATCATTGGAGTACCGGGGCTACGACTCGGCCGGGGTGGCGCTGCCCGCCCACGGGGGCGGGCCAGGCCTCGAGGTGGTGCGCCGCGCCGGCAAGGTGGATGAGCTGGTGGCCGCCACGACCGGGCTGGCCAATGGCCAACACTCGGGCATCGGTCACACCCGCTGGGCCACCTGCGGCGAGCCCAGTGAGTCCAACGCCCACCCGCACCGGGACTGCAGCGGCAACCTCGCCATCGTCCACAACGGCATCATCGAGAACCACCTCCAGCTGCGGGCCGAGCTCATCGCCGCCGGGCACACCTTCGGATCGGCCACCGACTCCGAAGTGGTGGCCCACCTGGTCGAGTCCCGGTTGGCCGAAGCCGGCAGCCTCCTGGAGGCGGTCCGCCGGGCCGCCGCCCAGCTGCACGGGTCGTACGCCATCGTGGCCATCGACGCCCGCCAGCCGGGCACCATCGTCGGTGCCCGGGTCGATGCCCCGCTGGTGCTGGGGCTGGGCGACGGCGAGTACTTCCTGGCCTCCGACGTCGCCCCGCTGCTGCGCTACACCCGCAAGGTGGTCTGGCTGGCCGACGGCGAGGTGGCCCAGCTCTCCCCGAGCGGGGTGCGCATCGTGGGTATCGACGGCGCCGAGCATCCCCCTACCTCCACCGAGGTGGCCTGGGACCGGGAGGCGGCCGAGAAGGCGGGCTACGACACCTTCATGCTGAAGGAGATCCACGAGCAGCCCGGCGCCCTGCGGGACACGCTGCGGGGCCGGGCGGAGCCCACCGGCGAGCTGAGCCTCACCGAGCTGGCCCTGAGCCCGGAGGATGTGGCGGGGGTGGACAAGATCTTCATCGTCGCCTGCGGGTCCTCCTACCACGCCGGGCTGGTGGCCAAGTACGCCTTCGAGCGCTGGGCCCGCATCCCGGTGGAGATCGACGTCGCCAGCGAGTTCCGCTACCGGGACCCGGTGTTGAACACCAAGACGCTGGTGGTGGGGATCTCGCAGTCCGGGGAGACCGCCGACACCCTGGCCGCGGTGCGCTACGCCCGCCGGCAGGGCGCCCGCACCGTGGTGATCACCAACGTCGTGGGCTCCAGCCTGTCCCGGGAGGCCGAGGGGGTGCTCTACACCCACGCCGGGCCGGAGATCGGAGTGGCCGCCACCAAGACGCTCACCACGCAGATCGTGGCCCTCTGGCTGCTCGGCCTGTGGTTCGCCCAGGCCATCGGGTCGATGGCCGGCGACGACGCCGCCGAGGTGGTGCGCGAGCTGTGGCGCATCCCCGAGCTTATGGAGGCGGTGCTGGTGGACGACTCCCGGGTGCGGGCCGTGGCCGAGCGCTTCGCCTCCGCCACCGGGTGGCTGTTCATCGGGCGGGGGGTCGGGTACCCGCTGGCGCTGGAGGGGGCCCTGAAGCTCAAGGAGATCTCCTACCTGCACGCCGAGGGCTTCGCCGCAGGTGAGATGAAGCACGGCCCCATCGCCCTGATCGACAAAGGGGTGCCCGTCGTGGCCATCGCCACCCACAGCCGGGTGCTGGGCAAGCTGATCTCCAACGTGGAGGAGGCACGGGCCCGGGGGGCGGCCGTGGTGTGCATCGCCCAGGAGGGTGACGAGCGCGTGCTGGGCGTGGCCGAGGAGGTCTTCGTGGTGCCCCAGACCGCCGAACTCCTCTCGCCCATGCTGGACCTGCTGCCGTTGCAGCTCCTGGCCTACTACGTGGCCACCCAGCGGGGGCTGGACCCCGACCGGCCGAGGAACCTGGCGAAGTCCGTCACGGTGGAGTAA
- a CDS encoding NAD(P)H-hydrate dehydratase, with product MQPVLTPEEMGAADRATIAAGTPSHSLMERAGRAVAQVAVGMAGGAYGRRILVVCGRGNNAGDGFVSARLLADWGAYPVVACLHGPDELSGDALTNFHKLKNIRRFRSEPIRFARELAQCDLVVDALFGTGFRGSLTGPAADAVNAINARRRPVLAVDIPSGVNGATGEIAGPAIHADVTVTMAARKLGLLLYPGSAAAGRIEVVDIGIAMPSPPAVAGMPEEGDVAAALGPRPLDAHKRSVGTVLVVAGSRGMMGAAALATRAALRAGAGLAALATIRSVASAQDLGVLEATTLGLPETAEGTLGAGSVAPVLARAEGVSAVAIGPGLTAAPQTAEAVRALAQQLGRPLVLDADGLNAIAGDTDILAARLAPTVVTPHPGELSRLLQTSTAAIQADRLGSATTAARLLHAVVVLKGYRSIVASPGGEVAVVTTGGPALATGGTGDVLTGVTVAFLAAGLAPFTAAWAAAWVHGRAGDVLAQRIGVRGTLAGDLPDAVAGVLRELEGAW from the coding sequence GTGCAGCCTGTCCTGACCCCGGAAGAGATGGGGGCGGCCGACCGGGCCACGATTGCCGCCGGTACCCCTTCCCATTCCCTCATGGAGCGCGCCGGGCGGGCAGTGGCCCAGGTGGCCGTGGGGATGGCCGGTGGAGCCTACGGGCGCCGCATCCTCGTGGTCTGCGGGCGGGGCAACAACGCCGGGGACGGCTTCGTGTCCGCCCGCCTGCTGGCGGACTGGGGGGCCTATCCCGTGGTCGCCTGCCTCCACGGCCCCGACGAGCTCTCGGGCGACGCCCTCACCAACTTCCACAAGCTCAAGAACATCCGCCGCTTCCGCTCCGAGCCCATCAGGTTCGCCCGTGAGCTGGCCCAGTGCGATCTCGTGGTCGATGCCCTCTTCGGGACCGGCTTCCGGGGGTCGCTGACCGGGCCGGCCGCCGACGCCGTCAACGCCATCAACGCCCGACGCCGCCCCGTCCTGGCGGTCGATATCCCCAGCGGCGTGAACGGCGCCACCGGCGAGATCGCCGGCCCCGCGATCCACGCCGATGTCACCGTCACCATGGCGGCCCGCAAGCTGGGCCTGCTCTTGTACCCGGGATCGGCTGCTGCGGGGCGGATCGAGGTGGTGGACATCGGCATCGCCATGCCGTCCCCGCCCGCGGTGGCGGGCATGCCGGAGGAGGGCGACGTGGCCGCCGCCCTCGGCCCCCGCCCGCTCGACGCCCACAAGCGCAGCGTGGGCACCGTCTTGGTGGTAGCCGGGTCCCGGGGCATGATGGGCGCCGCCGCGCTCGCCACCCGGGCAGCCCTGCGGGCGGGGGCCGGGCTGGCGGCGCTGGCGACGATCCGCTCGGTGGCCTCGGCTCAGGACCTCGGTGTGCTGGAGGCCACCACCCTCGGCCTGCCCGAGACCGCAGAAGGGACGCTGGGGGCGGGGTCCGTCGCACCGGTGCTGGCCCGGGCAGAGGGGGTGTCGGCCGTGGCCATCGGCCCCGGGCTCACCGCCGCACCGCAGACGGCGGAGGCCGTCCGGGCGCTGGCGCAGCAGCTCGGCCGCCCGCTCGTCCTCGACGCCGACGGGCTCAATGCGATTGCCGGCGACACCGACATCCTCGCCGCCCGCCTGGCCCCCACCGTCGTGACCCCGCACCCCGGGGAGCTCAGCCGCCTCCTGCAGACCTCCACCGCCGCCATCCAGGCCGACCGCCTCGGCTCGGCCACCACGGCGGCCCGCCTCCTGCATGCGGTCGTGGTGCTGAAGGGCTACCGCAGCATCGTGGCCTCCCCGGGGGGCGAGGTGGCGGTGGTGACCACCGGCGGCCCGGCCCTCGCCACCGGCGGGACCGGCGATGTGCTGACCGGCGTGACCGTGGCCTTCCTCGCCGCCGGGCTCGCCCCGTTCACTGCGGCCTGGGCGGCGGCCTGGGTGCACGGCCGGGCGGGCGACGTCCTCGCCCAGCGCATCGGCGTCCGGGGTACGCTCGCCGGCGACCTGCCCGACGCGGTGGCAGGGGTGCTGCGCGAGCTGGAGGGGGCATGGTGA
- the alr gene encoding alanine racemase: MNLDRDELTVWAEVDVGAIRRNTERLRGLLSPGTELLAVVKADGYGHGAIAVARAALAGGAGWLGVARVHEGEALREAGITAPILLLAEPVAGATAKAVALGLTPTLYTAESARRIAAAARQAGTKLPVHVKVDTGMHRYGVPPHAVPGFLEGLRDEPALDLQGIWSHFAVAEDVLNPYTKAQFEAFSDVLEGLGRRADGLIRHMANSAATLSFPEAHLDMVRSGIAVYGIHPDPGLADRLELEPAMSFRTRVGFTKTLAAGESVSYGQRYVMPAEGHVASIPCGYADGFRRALTNQGEVLIRGRRYRVAGTVTMDHLMVDAGEDELAPGDEVTILGRQEGDAITAQEVATRLGTIPYEVVCGLSARVPRLYVDS; this comes from the coding sequence GTGAACCTGGACCGCGACGAGCTCACCGTCTGGGCCGAGGTGGACGTCGGCGCCATCCGGCGCAACACCGAGCGCCTGCGCGGCCTGCTCAGCCCGGGCACCGAACTGTTGGCGGTGGTCAAGGCGGACGGCTACGGCCACGGAGCGATCGCGGTCGCCCGCGCTGCCCTGGCCGGGGGTGCCGGCTGGCTGGGCGTCGCCCGGGTCCACGAGGGTGAGGCCCTGCGGGAAGCCGGGATCACCGCTCCCATCCTGCTGCTGGCCGAGCCGGTGGCGGGCGCCACCGCCAAGGCGGTGGCACTGGGGCTGACGCCCACGCTGTACACCGCGGAAAGTGCCCGCCGGATCGCCGCCGCCGCCCGCCAGGCCGGGACGAAGCTGCCTGTGCACGTGAAGGTGGACACCGGCATGCACCGCTACGGAGTGCCGCCCCACGCCGTCCCCGGGTTCCTGGAGGGCCTCCGGGATGAGCCCGCTCTCGATCTACAGGGGATCTGGTCGCACTTCGCTGTGGCCGAGGATGTCCTCAACCCCTACACCAAGGCCCAGTTCGAGGCCTTCTCCGATGTCCTCGAGGGCCTGGGGCGCCGGGCTGACGGGCTGATCCGCCACATGGCCAACTCGGCCGCCACGCTGAGCTTCCCCGAGGCGCACCTCGACATGGTGCGCTCCGGCATCGCGGTGTACGGCATCCACCCGGACCCCGGCCTCGCCGACCGCCTGGAGCTGGAGCCGGCGATGTCGTTCCGTACCCGGGTGGGGTTCACCAAGACCCTGGCCGCCGGGGAGTCCGTGTCCTATGGCCAGCGCTACGTGATGCCGGCCGAGGGCCACGTGGCCAGCATCCCGTGCGGCTACGCCGACGGGTTCCGCCGGGCACTCACCAATCAGGGCGAGGTGCTGATCCGGGGGCGGCGCTACCGGGTGGCGGGCACCGTGACCATGGACCACCTGATGGTGGACGCCGGTGAGGACGAGCTGGCCCCGGGGGACGAGGTCACCATTCTGGGCCGGCAGGAGGGCGACGCGATCACCGCCCAGGAGGTGGCCACCCGGCTGGGGACCATCCCCTATGAGGTGGTCTGCGGCCTCAGCGCCCGGGTTCCGCGGCTTTACGTGGACTCCTAG
- a CDS encoding uracil-DNA glycosylase produces MTWETLAEVRAEALGCTRCRLSAGRTQVVWMDGNPDSSLMFVGEAPGFHEDRQGLPFVGAAGQLLDSMLATIGLDRTGCCICNVLKCRPPGNRDPMPDEIDACRPYLSAQLGFIKPRVIVTLGNFATRFVLDRQVSISRVRGQRFTIGGATVVPTFHPAAVLHGGGGASPQMTALRDDFALIAAILAEPPPAPPAPPEPPEAPARRADGSEAAELEPYEQDALF; encoded by the coding sequence GTGACCTGGGAGACGCTGGCCGAGGTTCGCGCCGAGGCGCTCGGCTGCACCCGGTGCCGCCTGTCAGCCGGCCGCACCCAGGTGGTCTGGATGGACGGCAACCCTGACTCGTCGCTCATGTTCGTCGGGGAGGCCCCCGGGTTCCATGAGGACCGCCAGGGGCTGCCCTTCGTCGGCGCCGCCGGGCAGCTGCTGGACAGCATGCTCGCCACCATCGGCCTGGACCGCACCGGGTGCTGCATCTGCAATGTCCTCAAGTGCCGGCCGCCGGGTAACCGGGACCCGATGCCGGACGAGATCGACGCCTGCCGCCCCTACCTTTCGGCGCAGCTGGGCTTCATCAAGCCCCGGGTGATCGTCACGCTGGGCAACTTCGCCACCCGGTTCGTCCTGGACCGCCAGGTGTCGATCTCCCGGGTGCGCGGGCAGCGCTTCACCATCGGCGGAGCCACCGTCGTGCCCACGTTCCACCCCGCCGCCGTGTTGCACGGGGGCGGCGGCGCCTCCCCGCAGATGACCGCCCTGCGGGACGACTTCGCCCTGATCGCAGCCATCCTGGCCGAGCCGCCCCCCGCCCCGCCCGCCCCGCCTGAGCCCCCCGAGGCGCCCGCCCGGCGGGCCGACGGGAGTGAGGCGGCGGAGCTCGAGCCCTACGAGCAGGACGCCCTCTTCTGA
- the tsaE gene encoding tRNA (adenosine(37)-N6)-threonylcarbamoyltransferase complex ATPase subunit type 1 TsaE, giving the protein MPPFPPGHLPGRFPGASSNHRSLELESGSPEQTRRLAMSLSPLLHPGDVVALGGDLGAGKTTFVQGLAAGLGIPDRVTSPTFILMREYLGGRYPLIHMDVYRLERMQEVVDLGYDEFLDPGHIVVVEWGDMVEPLLPKEHLSIHMRYGAAGDPFGPSRDTVRQISLRPHGALWEKRMQTAQVLVEGVVSPSPGPDDGPDHPRGEGR; this is encoded by the coding sequence ATGCCGCCCTTCCCACCCGGGCATCTCCCGGGCCGCTTCCCCGGCGCCTCGTCCAACCACCGGTCTCTGGAGCTGGAGTCCGGGTCGCCTGAGCAGACCCGGCGCCTGGCGATGTCGCTCAGCCCGCTGCTGCACCCGGGCGACGTTGTGGCGCTGGGTGGGGACCTGGGCGCCGGCAAGACCACCTTCGTCCAGGGCCTGGCGGCCGGGCTGGGGATCCCGGACCGGGTGACGAGCCCGACCTTCATCCTGATGCGCGAGTACCTTGGGGGCCGGTACCCATTGATCCACATGGATGTCTACCGCCTGGAGCGGATGCAGGAGGTGGTGGACCTGGGCTACGACGAATTCCTGGACCCGGGCCACATCGTCGTGGTCGAGTGGGGGGACATGGTGGAGCCGCTGCTGCCCAAGGAGCACCTCAGCATCCACATGCGCTACGGCGCGGCGGGCGATCCGTTCGGCCCGTCCCGGGACACCGTGCGCCAGATCTCGCTCCGGCCCCACGGGGCGCTGTGGGAGAAGCGCATGCAGACCGCCCAGGTGCTCGTCGAGGGCGTGGTCTCACCCAGTCCGGGCCCCGATGACGGCCCCGACCACCCGCGCGGGGAGGGCCGCTAG
- the tsaB gene encoding tRNA (adenosine(37)-N6)-threonylcarbamoyltransferase complex dimerization subunit type 1 TsaB: MLVLGIETSTPQASVTIGSEQGIIGSCTISRGAAYGEFLLPAVEFLMRQSGLTYRQLSALAIGLGPGLFTGMRVGVATAKTLAQALSVPIVGVPSLDLLAFDARYTAKVICPVLDAKRGEVFFAFYRQVPGGITRVSEYQVGSPERLAAEFDAQGSEVLAIGNGALLYRAKLEVAERVELGTMTHAFPRSAALIDLALPRLVREDFDRLFDIEPMYMRRTQAEINWDARSLR; the protein is encoded by the coding sequence ATGCTGGTGCTGGGCATCGAGACCTCCACCCCCCAGGCGTCGGTCACCATCGGCTCCGAGCAGGGCATCATCGGCTCCTGCACGATCTCCCGAGGGGCGGCCTACGGCGAGTTCCTGCTGCCCGCGGTCGAGTTCCTCATGCGCCAGTCGGGGCTCACCTACCGCCAGCTCTCCGCCCTGGCGATCGGCCTGGGGCCGGGGCTCTTCACCGGCATGCGGGTGGGCGTCGCCACCGCCAAGACCCTGGCCCAGGCGCTCTCGGTGCCCATCGTCGGGGTGCCCTCCCTTGATCTGCTCGCCTTCGACGCCCGCTACACCGCCAAGGTGATCTGCCCGGTGCTGGACGCCAAGCGGGGCGAGGTGTTCTTCGCCTTCTACCGCCAGGTCCCGGGAGGCATCACCCGGGTCAGCGAGTACCAGGTCGGCTCGCCCGAGCGCCTCGCCGCCGAGTTCGACGCCCAGGGGTCCGAGGTCCTCGCCATCGGGAATGGGGCCCTGCTGTACCGGGCTAAGCTGGAGGTGGCGGAGAGAGTGGAGTTGGGCACGATGACGCATGCATTCCCCCGGTCGGCCGCACTGATCGATCTCGCCCTGCCCCGCCTCGTCCGGGAGGACTTCGACCGCCTGTTCGATATCGAGCCCATGTACATGCGGCGCACCCAGGCCGAAATCAACTGGGACGCCCGCAGCCTCCGGTGA
- the rimI gene encoding ribosomal protein S18-alanine N-acetyltransferase produces the protein MSALPHPPQIDPQAVELVVMRRRHLRQVLRIESQVYPRPWSAALFLQEMSRKTDRAYLVARYDAQVIGYGGVMIAPPEAHITTIAVDPGYHRNHIGTKLMLGLIDSATNRGCRSVSLEVRKSNLGAQKMYEAFGFRPVGVRRGYYVETGEDAIVMWVEGVDLPKYGEVLDRHRATITHVGGGDAGAS, from the coding sequence ATGAGCGCCCTTCCCCACCCGCCCCAGATCGACCCGCAGGCCGTCGAGCTGGTGGTCATGCGCCGCCGCCACCTGCGCCAGGTGCTGCGCATCGAGTCACAGGTGTACCCCCGGCCGTGGAGCGCAGCCCTCTTCCTGCAGGAGATGAGCCGCAAGACCGACCGGGCCTACCTGGTAGCCCGTTACGACGCCCAGGTGATCGGGTACGGGGGCGTCATGATCGCCCCGCCGGAAGCCCACATCACCACGATCGCGGTCGATCCCGGCTACCACCGCAACCACATCGGGACCAAGCTCATGCTGGGCCTCATCGACTCCGCCACGAACCGGGGGTGCCGCTCGGTGTCGCTCGAGGTCCGCAAGTCCAATCTCGGGGCCCAGAAGATGTACGAAGCCTTCGGGTTCCGCCCGGTGGGCGTGCGCCGGGGCTACTACGTCGAGACCGGCGAGGACGCCATTGTCATGTGGGTGGAAGGGGTGGACCTGCCGAAGTACGGCGAGGTCCTCGACCGCCACCGGGCCACGATCACCCACGTCGGCGGGGGTGATGCCGGTGCCTCCTAG